One stretch of Podospora pseudoanserina strain CBS 124.78 chromosome 4, whole genome shotgun sequence DNA includes these proteins:
- a CDS encoding hypothetical protein (EggNog:ENOG503P032; COG:U): MANNGTTTQALIGAFTFGSVVYAASAALVLYINGHGAAVFRDSQRLVLVLFLISSALWAAIDFATTLIDTTGSSMPCQIGVIFASIFDQLARFSIEQFLLWALNSNKGGKLSVVQLLPQILVLTRFLAGAVFVGFTRPQTDDYCLATTSALPVGVAVLALDAIIIVLLIQKAYSSGGAAKTNSRSLTSVLLGLICWTAASIVMLLGITTIPSAARTALPAGGLLVLIVFITAGAMTLISSRKSDSGLPEAPSPRRINISRDISTADSEYPPSRFEDLKEANIRSSRSFVNPREVPNTKDETSAGFPFAMSVATQGIPAMPPPVSSEYVRQLERSASQKKGMWGDFGKRTSSTGGRPVIGKPVLQSNEDGNPLNKITVIDLQSAIMADKERRQTRIEEEGSLSVPHRSVMQSMHLTPEEGVKRAASMKRKEVASVSSRQSAFPGGLQADSSASTTSAQLSPASDETRRRSPRQPEPEEQRPWTPEKLTPAPQPARASQNDVRPVTVLLQANVPQPIQRPGIRPSRQLPPSPDTPPQETAKTPLQRRPTIGLPTNPRARGIQVGKEMGASSQHKTIMFINNIEYHDPVAVGSIMSRANTLPSKPAPTSKAPARVASVVNRPRPIPRKPDNIASPSHRRSKSASSLLGRKSILDATSGSPTQLPPLPPAPRSVRLPARPQPNNTKSMTFDEKMTLLFPAPPRSKSVRRRSSSVPELPRIPMSYLDTTSSTSEADNQTVSNRTTKTSVRTDSILEVDEIPRKESNVQATDETSKAWISAFEAGKQEDKRKSSPVIPAIRASAWTETTVDDLGTATNWSSMNSPEYAMPMAIMPAQGLPAAVRMPAKQVAEEPKEETRVVESRNSDDVPFMLDTSTFSKFGMRKSWLVDDEVTIPAPEEPEPEPIPEPVSAPKPAPQSQWHRRVGDECPAFSKDCLSKKGCRKTPPTPLSLRTPNKKAVIVHAEPSPLESPEHALQQIQAQLKKLEEPEVNADTPSQRLALLEMMEKEMGMQVDHWKEMKHDIGRDSLSSVQTSSPAVKRDSVASVANIVPETANTRVSIGSDRRASRIARLSKHSSMSKIEEQPSVRNSGSAQMSKWQKRLTEAQMEYMDARLLRESSVNFLQLTRAQLASPTPPESDASSINLPEEEEVPPVPELPAKCLEQTPEPSPEQPKAEWLWTPPSRSSAPAGLLWTAPIKVAETEVVLPSLSVRPMARKEPEPLQIHSTHLWRKPYTNTSRSTTGLWKPVWASAAPPAEPVKRVSQVAAPQPQKAPRPVTQRPPRRNKRVTLLPDIIENPEPLPNKRGTLGIFQFPWGEKSDTASVQARPPVLMAMPGTMASGAPVRSQQTELNEYSSSFFDDYDDDDDVVDGMNSDEDGSDDGFDETTLWEIASLLKVDNVPSRSSLVPSEDSVLGDYVEELESDDEDQSSREQSIVIGLAEPSELVVSRKRDSATLESDALTILNDAVYEPEPQVQKKPVSKPVARIGLPSNPRPAPPAPVAESQVPAAPASAPKQPQFPRHPIKSTQAETAVKQVSAGLWSPPVTLDKDSSRGGLFAVDSNRTVYRTTTEEPAAQYMSRSPRPAERKPLDSLVSTSLWTAQTEACKTERNWIQNKTVSAGLWTPPVTDRSSSRGGLFVVDPSRTVFRTTTEEPAAQYMSRSPRPADHKPLDKLASTSLWTVEAVVKTERNWIQSEPVSVVTGVWSPPVVCRSSPQGLFTVDPSRTVYRTTTEEPAARSMSRSPRPVERKPLEQLKSTSLWTLEAVTKTERNWIQGQAKPKKTTRPEFSLADWRAALNEAVAASYPKVTRIAATAAEWDAALEEALALSYPAKFDSSVRHPVFAAKSLITRSEWFHPAATGYTYDVANVHPVFFGSLTITCPLESVHPAISSYAAKKLRRQASKAKRERSASSSTRSRRDTIQAQIEALEQERLFAQQFAQAEYRRRNTSISAPFPPPPPIPTEEPTMATTTFETVQDIQRRLSHRIRESLVISRQTTPEQTPVSTPARTHSRSKPSVSRSHKSSRSKVPAVVPTKSAATLWAPPAAVAVIPSQQMWGLAKGVNTPTVDGAVEDAESAARRQKGRKTIQKKARKVEILGQIRAVKRGEDPFERFEGQGLWAAVPVVEKKSEVDWLHKVCVAKPVVEMKVGRERRRTSVSLVPIPERREVVSEEESWRAGHGRGESKGSKVVLRY; this comes from the exons ATGGCGAACAACGGTACCACCACGCAGGCCCTCATTGGGGCCTTTACCTT CGGAAGCGTGGTCTATGCTGCCTCGGCGGCTCTCGTTCTTTACATCAACGGCCATGGTGCTGCGGTATTCCGCGACAGCCAGAGGCTGGTCCTCGTATTATTTCTTATTTCTTCGGCCCTATGGGCTGCCATCGATTTTGCTACGACGCTCATCGATACCACAGGCTCATCGATGCCATGTCAAATCGGTGTTATTTTCGCTTCTATTTTCGACCAATTGGCGAGGTTCTCGATCGAACAGTTCTTGCTGTGGGCTTTGAATTCTAATAAGGGGGGCAAGCTTTCGGTGGTGCAGTTGCTGCCCCAGATTCTCGTTTTGACCCGGTTCCTCGCCGGTGCCGTGTTTGTCGGCTTCACTCGACCTCAGACCGACGACTATTGCCTCGCGACGACCTCGGCTCTCCCTGTCGGCGTTGCTGTGCTGGCTCTGGATGCTATCATCATTGTTCTTCTGATCCAGAAGGCCTATTCGAGTGGCGGTGCTGCGAAGACAAACTCCAGGTCTCTCACCTCAGTTTTGCTAGGTCTGATTTGCTGGACAGCTGCCAGCATTGTGATGCTGCtaggcatcaccaccatcccatctGCCGCTAGGACAGCTCTCCCTGCCGGCGGACTGTTGGTGCTGATCG TTTTCATTACGGCTGGCGCCATGACTTTGATCTCGTCTAGGAAATCCGACTCTGGGCTTCCCGAGGCCCCTTCACCGAGAcgcatcaacatcagccgTGATATTTCGACCGCTGACTCGGAATATCCCCCAAGCCGGTTTGAGGATTTGAAGGAGGCCAACATCCGCTCATCGAGGAGCTTCGTCAACCCTAGAGAGGTGCCAAATACCAAGGATGAGACCAGTGCTGGGTTCCCCTTCGCCATGAGCGTCGCTACCCAAGGAATACCAGCGATGCCGCCGCCCGTGAGCTCCGAATATGTCCGCCAGTTGGAGAGATCGGCTTCTCAGAAGAAGGGCATGTGGGGCGATTTTGGAAAGAGGACATCTTCCACAGGGGGAAGGCCAGTGATTGGCAAGCCAGTCCTCCAGTCTAACGAGGACGGTAACCCATTAAACAAGATCACGGTTATTGATCTTCAGTCGGCGATCATGGCGGATAAGGAGAGGAGACAGACCaggattgaggaggagggaagccTATCGGTACCGCACCGGTCCGTCATGCAGTCGATGCATTTGACTCCCGAGGAGGGCGTCAAGCGGGCTGCCAGCatgaagagaaaggaggTGGCTTCAGTTTCGTCCCGTCAGAGTGCCTTCCCTGGAGGTCTGCAAGCCGACAGCTCTGCCTCCACGACCTCGGCCCAGCTTTCTCCTGCCAGTGATGAGACTCGTCGTAGATCACCACGCcagccagagccagaggAGCAACGGCCCTGGACCCCTGAGAAGCTGACTCCTGCCCCTCAACCTGCGAGGGCATCCCAAAATGACGTTCGTCCAGTAACAGTGTTGCTGCAAGCCAACGTCCCTCAGCCGATCCAAAGACCTGGCATCCGCCCGTCGCGACAGTTGCCTCCCTCGCCCGACACCCCTCCTCAGGAAACAGCCAAGACGCCGCTCCAGAGAAGACCCACGATTGGtctcccaaccaacccaagaGCTCGCGGCATCCAGGTTGGCAAGGAGATGGGTGCTTCGTCACAGCACAAGACCATCAtgttcatcaacaacatcgagTATCACGACCcggttgctgttggaagtATCATGAGCAGGGCGAACACTCTGCCCTCGAAGCCAGCCCCAACTTCCAAGGCTCCGGCCAGGGTTGCTTCAGTCGTCAACCGTCCGCGACCTATCCCACGAAAGCCGGATAACATTGCTTCTCCCAGCCATCGCAGAAGCAAGTCTGCCAGCTCTCTTTTGGGAAGGAAGTCCATTTTGGATGCGACTTCTGGCAGCCCTACTCAGCTCCCCCCGCTCCCACCTGCTCCCAGAAGCGTGAGATTGCCTGCGAGGccacaacccaacaacaccaagagcaTGACCTTTGACGAGAAGATGactctcctcttccccgcTCCACCAAGGTCAAAGTCCGTTAGACGCAGATCCTCCTCAGTGCCCGAGCTCCCCAGAATTCCCATGTCCTACCTGGATACTACTTCCTCTACAAGTGAAGCCGACAATCAGACGGTGTCCAaccgcaccaccaagacaTCTGTACGGACTGATAGCATCCTCGAAGTGGACGAGATTCCGCGGAAAGAGTCAAATGTCCAAGCCACGGACGAAACAAGCAAGGCATGGATTAGTGCCTTTGAGGCTGGCAAGCAAGAAGACAAGCGCAAGTCTTCGCCAGTCATTCCTGCAATCCGAGCCTCAGCTTGGACCGAGACTACTGTGGATGATTTGGGAACAGCCACAAACTGGAGCTCCATGAATTCTCCCGAGTACGCCATGCCCATGGCCATCATGCCGGCTCAGGGTctccctgctgctgttcggATGCCTGCTAAGCAGGTTGCTGAAGAGcccaaggaggagaccaGGGTTGTCGAGTCTCGCAACAGCGATGACGTGCCTTTCATGCTCGACACGTCTACCTTTTCCAAGTTCGGTATGCGGAAATCCTGGCTCGTGGACGATGAAGTAACCATTCCGGCTCCCGAGGAGCCTGAGCCTGAACCAATCCCTGAGCCTGTCTCTGCGCCCAAGCCTGCACCTCAGAGCCAGTGGCACAGGCGTGTTGGTGACGAGTGCCCTGCGTTTTCCAAGGACTGCTTGAGCAAGAAGGGATGCAGAAAGACACCCCCTACTCCCCTTTCGCTTCGCACCCCTAACAAGAAGGCCGTCATCGTTCACGCTGAGCCTTCCCCTCTGGAGTCGCCAGAACACGCTCTGCAACAGATTCAGGCCCagctcaagaagctggaggagcctGAAGTCAATGCTGACACGCCTTCTCAGCGTTTGGCCCTGCTCGAAATGATGGAAAAGGAAATGGGCATGCAGGTTGATCACTGGAAGGAGATGAAGCACGACATCGGTCGTGACTCTCTCTCGAGCGTCCAGACCAGCTCGCCCGCTGTCAAGCGTGACTCTGTCGCCAGCGTTGCCAACATTGTCCCCGAGACCGCCAACACCAGAGTGAGCATCGGATCTGACCGCAGGGCTTCCCGCATTGCTCGCCTGTCCAAGCACAGCAGCATGtccaagattgaggagcAACCTTCGGTCCGCAACTCTGGCAGCGCTCAGATGAGCAAGTGGCAGAAGCGCTTGACTGAGGCGCAGATGGAGTACATGGACGCCCGTCTCCTCCGCGAGAGCAGCGTCAACTTCTTGCAGCTCACCAGAGCTCAGCTTGCAAGCCCAACTCCCCCGGAGTCTGACGCATCCTCCATCAATCTTccggaagaggaagaggttcCCCCTGTCCCAGAGCTCCCGGCGAAGTGCCTCGAGCAGACTCCCGAGCCCTCTCCGGAGCAGCCCAAGGCCGAGTGGCTCTGGACCCCGCCAAGCAGGTCTTCCGCCCCTGCTGGTCTTTTGTGGACTGCTCCCATCAAGGTTGCTGAGACCGAGGTTGTGCTCCCCAGCCTTTCTGTCCGCCCCATGGCCAGAAAGGAGCCGGAGCCCCTCCAGATTCACAGCACCCACCTCTGGCGCAAGCCttacaccaacaccagccgGTCCACCACCGGACTCTGGAAGCCCGTCTGGGCCTCAGCTGCTCCCCCAGCTGAGCCAGTCAAGCGTGTCTCACAGGTTGCGGCGCCTCAGCCCCAGAAGGCTCCTCGTCCGGTGACACAGCGCCCGCCTCGTCGCAACAAGCGCGTCACTCTTCTCCCTGATATCATCGAGAACCCCGAGCCCTTGCCTAATAAGAGGGGCACTCTCGGCATCTTCCAGTTCCCCTGGGGAGAAAAGTCCGACACGGCCTCCGTCCAGGCTCGCCCTCCTGTCTTGATGGCCATGCCTGGTACCATGGCCTCTGGTGCACCTGTCCGTTCCCAGCAGACTGAGCTCAACGAATACTCTTCTTCGTTCTTTGATGAttacgatgacgacgatgacgtcGTTGACGGCATGAActctgatgaagatggtAGCGACGATGGCTTCGATGAGACCACCCTCTGGGAGATTGCCAGCCTACTCAAGGTTGACAACGTCCCCTCTAGAAGCAGTTTGGTTCCCTCTGAGGACTCTGTTTTGGGTGACTATGTTGAAGAGCTCGAGTCCGATGATGAGGACCAGTCTTCCCGCGAGCAATCCATTGTCATTGGCCTTGCTGAGCCCAGCGAGCTTGTTGTTAGCCGCAAGCGTGATTCTGCCACCCTCGAGAGCGATGCCCTTACGATCCTCAATGATGCCGTCTATGAGCCCGAGCCCCAAGTCCAGAAGAAGCCTGTGTCCAAGCCTGTTGCCAGGATTGGCCTGccttccaacccccgcccAGCTCCGCCCGCCCCCGTCGCCGAGTCGCAAGTGCCGGCTGCCCCGGCCTCGGCACCCAAGCAACCCCAGTTTCCTCGCCACCCCATCAAATCCACCCAGGCCGAGACCGCTGTCAAGCAGGTCTCTGCAGGTCTGTGGAGCCCACCCGTCACATTGGATAAAGATTCTTCGCGGGGTGGGTTGTTCGCCGTTGACTCGAACCGCACCGTATACCGCACTACCACCGAGGAGCCTGCTGCTCAGTACATGAGCCGCAGCCCCCGTCCGGCTGAGCGCAAGCCTCTCGACAGTTTGGTATCGACTTCCCTCTGGACTGCTCAGACCGAGGCTTGCAAGACCGAGCGCAACTGGATTCAGAACAAGACAGTCTCTGCTGGCTTGTGGACCCCACCTGTCACTGATAGATCTTCCTCGCGGGGAGGTCTGTTTGTGGTTGACCCCAGCCGCACTGTCTTCCGGACCACCACTGAGGAACCTGCTGCTCAGTACATGAGCAGAAGCCCTCGCCCGGCTGACCACAAGCCCCTCGACAAGCTTGCCTCGACCTCTCTTTGGACTGTTGAGGCTGTCGTCAAGACTGAGCGCAACTGGATTCAATCCGAGCCAGTGTCGGTTGTTACTGGTGTGTGGAGCCCGCCTGTCGTTTGCAGATCTTCGCCTCAAGGTCTCTTTACCGTCGACCCCAGCCGTACCGTCTACCGCACCACCACTGAGGAGCCCGCTGCTCGTTCCATGAGCCGTAGCCCCCGTCCTGTTGAGCGCAAGCCACTTGAGCAGCTCAAGTCGACTTCTCTTTGGACCCTCGAGGCTGTCACCAAGACTGAACGCAACTGGATTCAGGGACaggccaagcccaagaagaccACCCGCCCTGAGTTCAGCCTTGCCGATTGGCGCGCCGCTTTGAACGAGGCTGTTGCCGCTAGCTACCCCAAGGTTACTCGCATcgctgccaccgccgccgagtgGGACGCCGCTCTTGAAGAGGCCCTCGCCCTTTCTTATCCTGCCAAGTTTGACTCCTCGGTCCGCCACCCCGTCTTCGCGGCCAAGAGTTTGATCACTCGCTCCGAGTGGTTCCACCCCGCCGCCACTGGTTATACCTACGACGTAGCCAACGTTCACCCCGTCTTCTTTGGCTCTCTGACCATCACCTGCCCTCTTGAGTCTGTCCACCCAGCTATCTCTTCCTACGCCGCCAAGAAGCTCCGTCGTCAAGCTTCCAAGGCCAAGCGTGAGCGTTCGGCCTCCTCATCTACCCGCAGCAGAAGGGACACGATCCAAGCCCAGATTGAAGCTTTGGAGCAAGAGAGGTTATTCGCCCAGCAGTTTGCCCAGGCTGAATACCGCCGCCGCAacacctccatctccgcccccttcccaccacctccccccatcccaacagAGGAGCCCACCATGGCGACGACAACGTTTGAGACGGTGCAGGACATTCAGCGCCGGTTGAGCCATCGCATCCGCGAGTCCCTCGTTATTTCTCGCCAGACCACGCCTGAGCAAACCCCCGTGTCCACCCCTGCTAGGACTCACTCCCGCTCCAAGCCTTCTGTTTCCAGATCTCACAAGTCGAGCAGGTCGAAGGTCCCTGCTGTTGTCCCTACCAAGTCGGCTGCCACCCTCTGGGCGccccctgctgctgtggctgtgaTCCCGTCGCAGCAGATGTGGGGGTTGGCTAAGGGTGTTAACACCCCTACTGTTGACGGCGCTGTTGAAGACGCTGAGAGCGCTGCTAGGAGgcaaaagggaaggaagACGATtcagaagaaggcgaggaaggtggagATTTTGGGGCAGATTAGGGctgtgaagaggggggaggatccTTTTGAGAGGTTTGAGGGGCAGGGGTTGTGGGCGGCTGTGCCAgtggttgagaagaagagtgaGGTTGACTGGTTGCACAAGGTTTGTGTTGCGAAGCCGGTTGTGGAGATgaaggttgggagggagaggaggaggacgagtgTTAGTTTGGTGCCGATtccggagaggagggaggttgtgagcgaggaggagagttgGAGAGCGGGgcatgggaggggggagagtaAGGGGAGCAAGGTTGTGTTGAGGTATTAG
- a CDS encoding hypothetical protein (EggNog:ENOG503NX0D; COG:S) — translation MPRQDLEYPKEAHNTVKRYNHLATIPMIGQMGSFDRPSADLGDVLDLYIHGYISARLTNLTRTPSGLPITVSASTVDGLLLSLTPFSHGYNFRSAVLFGHATVVTDPAEKLYAMELITNKVVPNRWNEARTPPTAGEMAATAVMKVKIDTGSAKVRTGPPKDDKGDLENEEVREKVWVGTVPVYTVLGEPKVAEYNLAEEVPKTLVEWRKEVNQDAKEYAELAAVKNLAPEKKKQDDN, via the exons atgCCTCGTCAAGACCTCGAATATCCAAAAGAAGCTCACAACACCGTGAAGCGCTACAACCACCTAG CCACAATTCCCATGATCGGCCAAATGGGCTCCTTCGACCGCCCCTCAGCCGACCTAGGTGACGTCCTAGACCTCTACATCCACGGCTACATCTCGGCCcgcctcaccaacctcacccgcACACCCTCGggcctccccatcaccgtcTCCGCCTCCACAGTCgacggcctcctcctctccctcacccccttctcccacgGGTACAACTTCCGCTCCGCCGTCCTGTTCGGACACGCCACCGTCGTGACAGACCCGGCAGAGAAGCTTTACGCAATGGAGCTCATCACGAATAAGGTGGTTCCAAACCGGTGGAACGAGGCCCGGACACCGCCGACGGCCGGCGAGATGGCTGCCACGGCGGTGATGAAAGTCAAGATTGATACCGGCAGCGCCAAGGTGAGGACCGGGCCGCCGAAAGATGACAAGGGTGATTTGGAGaatgaggaggtgagggagaaggtgtGGGTTGGGACGGTGCCGGTGTACACTGTGCTTGGGGAGCCAAAGGTGGCAGAGTATAATCTGGCAGAGGAGGTGCCAAAGACGTTGGTGGAATGGAGGAAAGAGGTGAACCAAGACGCAAAGGAGTATGCTGAGCTCGCAGCGGTGAAAAACTTGGCtccggagaagaagaagcaggatgaTAACTGA